A stretch of DNA from Cannabis sativa cultivar Pink pepper isolate KNU-18-1 chromosome X, ASM2916894v1, whole genome shotgun sequence:
aaattacttatgtcaaattttattttagcaacctagtccatttacttagtaaaacttaaatggacctcctatatgcatctaagcccaatagcaaacatataggctcacacaggtcaaatgatatggatgggccctatcatgttactaggtttacacagatgaacgaagtacaaaatttacctgttacaaattatttataagatctattgacaattggactatgattaaaatcagatcattggatgtgtcaacaagttaatcatagcaatttagatcaaataaataataggtttgttaaaaaaaaattgaataaacaatataaataaaaaaacaaacattgtccatgtaacagatgtgaaataagatattaattaaattattattcttaaagtaaccaattaaattttgaaaatttagggttgttaaaacaaacctcaaAATCTCAAAAtgaagaaactaattttaaaatatctaggtttatttgaatcaaattaaattaaatatcaaataagatcaatgatttcaaagaaagaatcttcaatatcactttcaaatcttataatttaataaaataaacaaattttaaaatagatttggttagataattattattttaggaataaaataataaataaataataattacaataattatatgtcaaaatatcttgaattaagcaatattcaaatttctacaaaatatctaagttatttaaatatttaagatatgatttattaatttccaataagaaaaaaaaatgatatatgtagaaaaatataatttttaaacttataatttataaataattaaatatttaacaaaataatgaattttgaatttgaaaatattatggtaagtgtatctataaaaatatctatgttaatttcaaatttattaattatttaatttgtcatataagataattttaatataatattttaaataaaaagacaaggttatcttttaaattaaaatatgttaaatatcaaaatatgtaatcttataattaaataatatataaatattaaagaagttaacaaatttttaaatcttaccataattggaaatattcaaaattggaaatatttcaaaaaaggaaatatttaaaattggaaaaatttaaaattggaaaaatcgaatTTTGGAAAACAATCCATGAAaatttggatttttggggaaaaaaccacaaaaattgCAATTTGGAGTTGGCTGACCAGGAGGGGCTGCACGTGGAGCCCCAGGAGGCTGTAAATGAGCCTTCCGCGCGCGGACTAGGGACGTTGCAGGGTGGGATGTGCGGAAAAACTCGGCGGATGCAGGGTCGTCATGGGCATGAGGCTTGTCACACGCGCGCGCAAGGGGGGCTGCtccgagggtctggtgcgcatgagcaccaccctcGACACAATAgaaccccgatttttccaaaattcataactctttcaatttttatcggaatcgagttccgtaaaaacaaaaatttcttaatttttcacaaggaatccaaataaaatattttcaaaaatagaaaaaatatttttcattgaaaaaattcgtacaacacatacattcatcacataagcacataaacaaacatgaaaccatccaaatcaacacaaaatatcgttttaattcatatttcatgaaagtaaatcattaccatggctctggtgccagttgtttgaaatattttacgaggatcttgatttactaccaagtatgttttattaacaacctaatatgaattctaaaacaatgaaataaacacataagagtttaaacaaaccttacattgggtgcagtggaatatattgactccttccattcagatctctagcccttgattcctttctgtggtagagcataatcaagatctgaacctggatctctttctctccttccttgatgctgattctccttctttgttgtttggattctcctacagtcttacacgctatgattgagataccacttgatgtgtgtgggcactactctatcactcaaggatttcaaaaatttagagaggaaaagagagagaggggtggcaaagcttttctctgaaagaaacaatgtgcaaagtcatgagtttcctgaagctaacactttctatttatagaatgccatctaggtttaggttagaattgtatgacattaaaataatggaaaaataaaatggtaaaccctttgcatagtgggcgaccatataaggaaattgggcctcactttgcaactttcccattttgttatttttcattgccattttctcaaaaataccaatttttcaatttaaccatttaaatgccaattctaattatttaataactaaaaaataattattaaataatatttccatttaatatatctattaattagacatataaagtatcttaattaataaataaacctagaatctcttttctttacaatttcgcccttacttagtgaaaattcataaagtagacatagtctaactttagaattataattgattaatcaaaatcaattaactgagtcttacaagcagtatggtctcaactagtatggggaccatgggcctatatttttgagcttccaataagtcgaaccgaatttaccaagtaaattccctaacttattaattccttattgaatctacacttagaacttggaattggactctcagtcatatagaacgctctatatgttccacgatatagatacgtcattagttatccattgttataatcctaatttgatgaaTGAGCCTCTAATAATTGATCtgcattgaataggcactaactTACCGTtaaaccttcaatgtattttatccttaaaacacttagctccatataaatgatctattgttataatactaatttgatcaatgatcctctatatagatgatctacaccgtaaagggattaaattaccataacatcctacaatgtattttatccttaaaacacttaaccccgtataaatgatatttcagatctcgaccatttatctctgcttatccaagttcaatatcggtcccttccgatgtatactccatacatctgatactggtgaactttgccaatgccctagaaaggacatagcacttttccaaggtgcaagaatacctatcgctgattatcatgccagtccaaaattcagtgaactgacaaatcagggaataaactttcgaacatataattaagattatattccactgtgctgataacactataatctttaacaaattcatacgttctagacttaaatagaattcatacattatatacatataatcatgaaacaaatcatgtgaaccatgcaacataaaatgttatttctgatctttattaataagtaaatcgtattatattgaaatgggttttatttagggcacaaaacccaataggGGATTTATCTTAAGATAATGTGGCTTAAACATAAGCTTAAGTTCTTTAATAGGGAGTTAATTGGAGATGTGGGACGATCTTATGAGGAACCTAGGACTCACCCGTTGAATACCAAAATCCAAGCCCAAGAGAACCCAAGAGATATAGAGATTCAAGCCGTTGAAAAGTTGGCTGCATAAGTTTTTTATGTCAAGGAGAAAATGTATCTCAGTTTTTTAAAAGTAGCTTAGTAAGATTGAATGGCTTCAAAAAGGTGATGAGAACACTTCTTTCTTTCATGCTAACTTAAAGAAAAGGAAGGTTGAAAATCATGTAGCATCGTTTGTCAATGAGAATGGAGCTATTACAAACAACTTTCCACTAGTGGTAGATCATCCTGGAGCATTTCTCGTGGGTACATTGGTAGCAAGAGTAGTACCAATCAGAGATTGAATAAGGAGTGTGTTGAAAGGGGTAATCCGCTTAATCTAGAGCAGCAACTTGATCTCTTAAAACCTTTCTCTAAGAAAGAAATCAAGAAAGCCTTCTTCAGCATCgctgaaactaaatcccttggCCCAAATGGCTACTGATTTGGTTTCTTTACAGCACTGTGGAAGAATATTGATAAACAGATTTTTGGAGCTATCTCTGACTTCTTTAAAATTTGTAATATGCCTAGTGAATTGCACGTTGCTACGATCTGCTTAATTCCTAAACATGAGAGCCCTTGTAGAGAAGTAGATTACAGGCCGATTGCGTACCGCACCGCTATGTACAAGTGCATCTCCAAGCTTATGTGTTCAAGACTTTCTGGTGTTCTGACCTCATTGGTTAGTCAAAACCAAGGAGTGTTCATCAAAGGAAGATTGATAGCTCATAATGTGATCATTTTGCAAGACCTATCGAAGACCTGCTTTGTGCCTACAACCTACCTAGTCGATTTGTTCAAAGGATAATGGAATGTGTTAGATCTACTAATTATTTCATATGCTTTAATGGGATGGTGCAAGGTTACTTCAAAGGTGAAAAAGGCTTGAGATAAGATGATCCGTTATCACCTCTTCTCTTTGTCTTAGTCATGGAATATCTCACAAGAAGACATCAAATGGTAGTCTCAGGTACTAGTTACTTGTTCCATACTTTATGCAAACATCTTTGTCTAATTAACCTTGACTTTACAAATGATTTAATTCTGTTTAGCAAAGGTACAAGGCAATCAATGCTTGTCCTTAAGGAAATATTGGATGAGTTTGGCAACACATCAGGGCTTCATATCAATGAAGGAAAATCCGAAATTTATTTTAGGGGGGTTCAAAGTAATGAGAAGATAGCAATACATGGAGACTTGAAGTTAACAGAAGGCTCATATCGTCTTCATTATCTGGGAGTTCCTCTTAGGCCTACTAAGTGGAACACTAAAGATTCTGGTATCATTATCAAAAAAGTTCAACAACTTCTTCACTCCTGGACAAGCATGCATCTTTCATATGCGGGGAAAATTCAATTGATTCATTATGTGTTGTTTGGGTTTTGCAATTATTTGATGAGTATCTTCATCCTTCCTCTCAGTGTCACAAAGGAAATAGAAAGATTGTGTAGAGGTGTTTTATGGGGAACCACCGGGAATAGTAGCAAAATTGATATTACCTCTTGGGATAAGATTTGCTTATCGAAGTCTTATGGAGGAATTGGTTTTAAGGAAGGAATAAAGTGGAATCAAGcgattttggcaaagtttattTGGGCAATCACAGAGAAAAAAGACATTCTTTGGGTTAAGTGTATTGTGATGTATAGAATTCAAGCTGTAAAAAATAGAAAGTTGACTAGGGAAGAAAGGATATATATACAACATTTATTATGTAACTAGTTCAGGTCTTTTTTTTCCTGTTGCTAGGAGTGTTGCATCCTTTTTGGGTGTTGTATTCTTTGGTGTTTGTATAGTTTTGTGATTAATGAAGTATTCCTTCTTcatgataaaaaaattagaaatacgCAATTATTACCCGATTCAtcatcattatttatttattaattttttaaataatgtttaTTAATAGTTGATTAATAACGTGCCCATGCATTAGTAAATAACATGCCCTACATAGAAATCTCATATAGTTGTATTATCATGCATCACATAGTAGAAACATGATATATTAGGATTGTCTGATGTGTTTTTGTGTACCATTTTTTTATAAATCGATAACATGTAAACTGACTAAGATTAATTTAGAATTAACTTAGTTTTTTAAATTAacctattaatttaaaatagttttaaatTATGAATTAAAGAGTTAATTCAGATTTAATGATTACGAGaagaaatttatttataatttgagacttttattataataaattaatcataattattaaaatagttaatatgtattaattttgggaattaataaaacaaacatATTAACCTGAAATAGTGAGTGGGAGAAGGAGTACATGTAAATGCAACCTACGACCTCCATTATTGGTCAACACCGAGGGAGTATAGACTGGCACCAAGACGGCTTAGATTTTGTCCCCCTAAGGAAGGTATGTGTCTATACTCTTGCTCAAGGTTGATCTCTTGACTAAGATAGGAGGAAGTGATGTATTTTAGTGTGATAGCGACCCTTAAGGTGACACACTAAGTTAAGTcatgaaatttgaaataatGGGTTACACTCACAAAGTACAACTAAGCTTCATAGTGGTTAATTGTTTACTTGATCAAAAGCAGtactttatattttgaaaagaaaatatgagatatttacgtttcaaaataataaagatgAGAATTTTTTCATAGGCTCAATAAAATTAACTCGATAGTGACCCTAAGGTAGTGATCAATTGTCAAAAAGTTTTATTGTGGAATAACTTAAACAAAATTTTATGTGATTTACTTGTATGCTCTCATGCATCACGTTTACACTAATTCTGGAATGATATTTATTATTCATGTATATTCATCATGTCACTTTATTTATTTCAGTCATGTCTACTATCAAAAATCCCCTTACTACTTTATGAACACTTAAAAAATTGAATGGTGATAAGTCTTATGAATGGAAATCAAGTCTAAATTTAATGCTAGTTTGTGAGAATCACAAATTTGTCCTAACTGAGGAGCGACCTGAGGAGCCCCCTGCCAATACCCCAAAAAAATTTTGGGACAGATATTATGCTTGGATTTAATCCAGCAACAAGGCCAAATGTTTCATCTTGTAATCATGGACGATGTTTTGCAAAAGACGCATGAAAATATGGAGAATGCATCTAAAATAATGAATTCTCTACAAGCCATATTTGGGTAGCTACCTAATCAAACAAGACATGATGCTACTCGTAGGTACATGAATTTTAAGATGAAGAAGGGTGTCCCTGTTCGAACTCATGTATTGTGTATGATTGAGCTAATGCATAAGGCGAAGATACACATGCCTATCATTGATGACAGGACTGAAGTGACTATGATCCTTGAGTTGCTATCTCCTTACTTCAAGGGTTTCACCATAAACTATGTGATGAATAGGCTAGAGTTCAACATGACTTAATTGTTGAATGAGTTGAACGTGTTTGAAAACGTAAACAAGGATAAGTGTAAGGAAGGTGAGTTAAACATTGTTGAAGCAAAATGTAGAACTCCTTGTTTTTCTAATAAGAAAAGGAAGTGGAACAGTAAGGACAATAGTGGTGGTAAGCCAAAAGGCAAGAAGTCACCCAAGGCCAAGAAGAACAAAGCTAGCCCCAAGTCCAAGGAAAAAATGGCGAAAGGCAAGTGTTGTGGCGTAATGTGATACTGGAAGAGAAACTCTAGTAAGCATCTCTTTGAGCTTAAGAAAGGTAAATGCAATTTATTTATTCTTGAAGCTAACTTAGTGAAGGATGATAAATCTttatggattgttgattctgaaGCCACAAATTATATTTGTTCTTCTATGCAGATAATTGAATCGTCAAGGGAGCTCGCTGATAGGAAGGTGAGTATGTGTGTGGGAAATGGAGCACAAGTGTCTAACAAGGGTGTGGGCAGAGTCCATctgaaatttaataataaattttcttTATGAAACAATGGTTATTTTATTCCTGAATGTACCAGGAATATTATTTCTTTGGCTCTttgcattaattttttttaatattggttttattaataatgaggTTATTATTTGCAAGAATGGTACGCCTATTTGTTATGCAAAATAGAGTAACAGACTTTATTTGCTCAAGGCTAGTGAGCaatcaattttaaataatgaattGTTTAGAGTGGCATTGCCTCAATCAAGAGGCAAAAAGTTTTTGATGATGATGAAACGTATCTATGGCATCCATGTTTAGGCCATATTGGCCTAGATAGAATAAACTGGTTAACAAAAGATGGCCCTTTGAGAGAACAAAAAGTTTAAACTCTTTCAGTATGCGAATCTTCTCTAGAAGGCATGatggcaaaaagaccattttctGCAAAAGGCAAAAGAGCCAAAGAACAACTTGAGCTAGTTCACACTAATGTGTGTGAACCCATTAATATTTAAGCTCGAGGTGGTGATAAATACTTTGTCACTTTTATTAACGATTATTCAAGATACGGTAATACTTATCTAATGGCCAAGAAGTCTGAAACTTTTCTGAAGTTCAAAGACTTTAAGGCTATGGCTGAAAAGAAAtcaggtaaatcattaaagacaCTTCGATTAGACCGTGGTGCCAAGTATTTGGATTCTAAATTCAAAGACTATTTGTTTGAAGAAGGGATCTTGTTCTAACTTACAACACCTAGAATACCTCAACAAAACGGTGTTCCAGAGAGAAGAAATTTGACACTGTTAGACATGGTTAGATCGATGATTTGTTACTCAAGACTACCACTAAACTTTTTGGGATATGCACTTCTTGCGGCTACCTACATTTTGAATGTAGTACCCTCGAAGAGCATAGGCAATACTCCAATGGAATTATGGAACGGGATAAAACCCAATTTCAAACGTTTCCATATTTAGGGTTGTCCTGCTCATGTTCTTAAACCCATGGCTGGGAAACTTGCTCCTAAGACTACAGTGTGTATGTTTGTAGGATATTCAAATGAAACTTGGTGTGCCTATTTCTATAGTCATCATGACAATAAAGTAATTGTATCGATAAATGCTACTATTCTTGAACATGACTATATGAAAAGTCACAATCCAATAGCCAAGTGGTTATCgaggaaataaaaaataatcagatTTCTAATCCAATGATTTTAGCACCATTTGTTGAACAATCAATAGTGGTTACCACAGTTCTTGAAAAGGAAACCCCGGTACATCGTCATTGTGGGAGGATTGCAAGACAACCTGTCCACTGTGAAAATAAAGTACATGTTCTTATCTCTGTTCCAGATAATGACGATCGATTGACTTATAGAGATGGCCCTGGCTCAAACAAGTGGAACACTgccatggattcagaaatggattccatgtgTACCAACAAAATCTAGGTATAGGGTGTAAGTGGATtttcaagaagaagaaaaatgttGAAGGGAATGTAGAGACCTTTAAAGCTAGGCTTGTAGCCAAAAGCTATACACAGCGAGAAGGCGTTGACTATGACGAAACCTTCTCTCTTGTGGCAATGGttaaatccatttgcattttTCTTTCGATAGCTGCCATATATCATTATGAGATATGGCAAATGGACATCAAGACCATTTTCCTAAATGAAAATCTTGATAAAGTTATTTATATGGAACAACTAGAAGGGTATGTGTTACCAGAGAAAGATCGAAAGGTATGCCAGTTGCTTAAATCTATTTATGGATTGAAGCAAGCTTCTAAATCTTAGAATATCACATTTAATAAGACTAATAAAGAGTATGGCTTTGCACAAAACAAAGACAAAgcctttgtatataaatacatTAAAGCTA
This window harbors:
- the LOC133032108 gene encoding uncharacterized protein LOC133032108, whose product is MADCHKGGNEKKGKHSDDATAAKTQVKALVSTTDRDENTSFFHANLKKRKVENHVASFVNENGAITNNFPLVVDHPGAFLVALWKNIDKQIFGAISDFFKICNMPSELHVATICLIPKHESPCREVDYRPIAYRTAMYKCISKLMCSRLSGVLTSLVSQNQGVFIKGRLIAHNVIILQDLSKTCFVPTTYLVDLFKG